A single genomic interval of Abditibacteriota bacterium harbors:
- the hslV gene encoding ATP-dependent protease subunit HslV, whose protein sequence is MDNRLHATTIIAVKKGHTTAIAGDGQVTLGNTVFKASARKIRRIFDDRIMVGFAGSVADAQTLCDKFESKVRESNGILKRAVIEFAKEWRSDKILRNFEAMMIVADKDYLLVLSGNGEVLEPDEGIAAIGSGGMYAAAAAKALVRNTELDPLTIVQESMKAAADICIYTNHNIISDVLE, encoded by the coding sequence ATGGATAACAGATTGCATGCAACCACTATAATCGCCGTAAAGAAAGGTCATACCACAGCCATTGCAGGCGACGGTCAGGTGACTCTGGGAAATACGGTCTTCAAGGCCTCGGCCCGCAAAATACGCCGCATATTTGACGACAGGATCATGGTAGGCTTTGCCGGCTCCGTGGCCGACGCTCAGACCCTGTGCGACAAATTCGAATCCAAGGTCCGGGAGTCCAACGGCATATTGAAGAGAGCAGTCATAGAGTTCGCCAAGGAATGGCGCTCCGACAAGATCCTTCGCAACTTTGAGGCTATGATGATAGTAGCGGACAAGGATTATCTGCTGGTGTTGTCCGGCAACGGCGAGGTGCTGGAGCCGGATGAGGGTATCGCTGCCATAGGCAGCGGAGGTATGTATGCCGCTGCGGCAGCAAAGGCGCTGGTGCGCAACACGGAGCTGGATCCTCTGACCATAGTGCAGGAATCCATGAAGGCGGCAGCTGACATCTGCATCTATACCAACCACAATATCATATCCGACGTATTGGAGTAA
- a CDS encoding copper transporter, which translates to MIDLKFHVYSIAGIFLALAIGMIIGNAMNRDTNLTAENSKIMKRYADTVNILKKQLDDSQLQKQQNIRQMDADEAFIASVAEKLNRDSLTGRNITLVSFGKNENVTAGLKKNIEQAGGAVINTVVIKNSFINKPRTEATDKLLAETGQGVIEDTRQLQAKIYGLLAKLISEPGSEELFKAFSKSKIVTMTGDFSAPCDSAVLIIDSTRDIFKDPDSVTRLASSLKNAGVFAAGADSSGKTDTLSVWDNEQIPYADNADSALGAYSVVRILADKQGIYGLNGKTGRTFPDTE; encoded by the coding sequence TTGATAGATCTGAAATTTCACGTATATTCCATAGCAGGAATTTTCCTGGCTCTTGCCATAGGGATGATCATAGGAAATGCCATGAACAGAGATACCAATCTCACTGCGGAAAACAGCAAGATCATGAAAAGGTATGCCGACACTGTCAATATACTGAAAAAGCAGCTGGACGACTCACAGCTGCAGAAGCAGCAAAATATAAGGCAGATGGACGCAGACGAGGCCTTTATCGCCTCCGTAGCGGAGAAGCTCAACAGGGACAGCCTGACAGGCCGCAATATCACTCTGGTGTCCTTTGGCAAAAACGAGAATGTGACCGCCGGTCTCAAAAAGAATATCGAGCAAGCCGGAGGCGCGGTGATCAATACGGTCGTCATCAAAAACTCCTTTATCAATAAGCCCCGCACCGAAGCGACGGACAAGCTCCTTGCGGAAACCGGTCAGGGAGTCATCGAAGATACCCGGCAGCTGCAGGCCAAGATCTACGGCCTGCTGGCAAAGCTGATATCGGAGCCGGGCAGCGAGGAGCTCTTCAAGGCTTTTTCCAAAAGCAAGATAGTTACGATGACGGGCGACTTCAGCGCGCCTTGTGATTCGGCCGTACTGATAATCGATTCCACCAGGGACATATTCAAGGACCCCGATTCTGTCACCAGGCTGGCCTCCAGCCTCAAAAACGCCGGAGTCTTCGCAGCCGGAGCCGACTCCTCCGGCAAAACCGACACTCTGTCTGTCTGGGACAACGAGCAGATCCCCTATGCAGACAATGCCGACTCTGCTCTCGGAGCCTATTCTGTGGTCAGGATACTGGCAGATAAGCAGGGCATATACGGCCTGAACGGCAAGACGGGCCGCACCTTTCCCGATACGGAGTAA
- a CDS encoding glycosyltransferase family 2 protein has product MDNDVLVVLPAYNEADIIADTIDSLLLRFDPRQILVIDDGSTDGTPQIASARGVSVISFEENRGKGEAMNHAWQTVPSSIYLFVDADLGTDAGRMSELLEPVVNGFADMSIADLSVHKKTRGGFGLVKLLASWALEHYTGYSAACPLSGQRAIRRYLIEDIGGFASGYGIELDLTISALCKKYKLIEVPISNVAHRFTGRNLAGFIHRGRQFVHLVRTIYQYRHKWMRFKNEA; this is encoded by the coding sequence ATGGACAACGACGTGCTTGTTGTATTGCCGGCATACAATGAGGCAGATATCATAGCCGACACCATTGACAGCCTGCTCCTGCGATTCGATCCCAGACAGATCCTGGTGATAGACGACGGCAGCACTGACGGCACTCCCCAGATAGCGTCGGCAAGAGGGGTCAGCGTCATATCCTTTGAAGAAAACAGAGGCAAGGGCGAAGCCATGAATCACGCCTGGCAGACTGTGCCCAGCAGTATATATCTGTTCGTGGACGCCGACCTGGGCACCGACGCAGGCAGGATGAGCGAGCTGCTGGAGCCTGTGGTAAACGGCTTTGCGGATATGTCTATAGCCGATCTCTCCGTGCACAAAAAGACCAGAGGCGGCTTTGGTCTCGTGAAGCTCCTTGCCTCCTGGGCTCTGGAGCATTATACAGGCTATTCTGCCGCCTGTCCCCTGTCCGGTCAGCGGGCTATCAGGCGCTATCTCATAGAAGATATAGGCGGCTTTGCATCGGGTTACGGCATAGAGCTGGATCTGACTATCTCCGCTCTGTGCAAAAAATACAAGCTGATCGAGGTGCCCATCAGCAACGTGGCGCATCGATTCACCGGCCGAAACCTGGCAGGCTTTATACACCGGGGCAGACAATTCGTGCATCTGGTCAGGACTATATATCAATACAGACACAAATGGATGAGGTTCAAAAATGAAGCTTAG
- a CDS encoding NAD(+)/NADH kinase, which translates to MKLRKVGIIANSSKQKAQDMVDELRSYLDEKGIASNFFETYTSSADAMEGTDLMIVLGGDGTILNYARLYGRLQIPILGINFGTLGFIAEIQPEDYREALDQLIEGGGMLSKRIVLHVVVERSDKSRLEFFGLNDLVISHKNVLRMLSLDAYINGNYLVSYNGDGLIVSGPTGSTAYNLSAGGPVLHPEVNALLLTPICPHTLGERPLVIPGSESIRIRLAGEKRQDAMVSVDGQANTDISSDDTVYIGVADYTVDFVLLHKSDFYSKLRTRLFWGR; encoded by the coding sequence ATGAAGCTCCGAAAAGTCGGCATCATAGCAAATTCCAGCAAGCAAAAAGCGCAGGATATGGTGGATGAGCTGCGCAGCTATCTGGATGAAAAAGGCATCGCCAGCAATTTCTTCGAGACCTACACTTCCAGCGCCGATGCCATGGAAGGCACGGACCTGATGATAGTTTTGGGCGGAGACGGCACCATACTCAACTACGCTCGTCTGTACGGCCGTTTGCAAATACCGATCCTCGGTATCAATTTCGGTACTCTCGGCTTTATCGCAGAGATCCAGCCCGAGGATTACAGGGAAGCCCTTGATCAGCTGATAGAGGGCGGCGGCATGCTGTCCAAAAGGATAGTGCTCCACGTGGTTGTGGAGAGGAGCGACAAGTCGCGGCTGGAGTTTTTTGGTCTCAACGATCTGGTCATCAGCCACAAAAACGTGCTGAGGATGCTGTCTCTCGACGCCTATATCAACGGCAACTATCTGGTGAGCTACAACGGGGACGGCCTTATAGTATCCGGCCCCACCGGCAGCACAGCCTACAATTTGTCCGCAGGCGGCCCGGTGCTCCATCCTGAGGTCAACGCCTTGCTCCTGACGCCTATTTGCCCCCACACTCTGGGAGAACGGCCTCTGGTCATACCCGGCTCCGAAAGCATCAGGATCCGACTTGCCGGTGAAAAAAGGCAGGATGCTATGGTCAGCGTTGACGGGCAGGCGAATACGGATATCTCGTCCGACGATACTGTATATATCGGAGTGGCCGATTATACCGTCGATTTCGTTCTTCTGCACAAATCGGACTTCTATTCCAAGCTGCGGACCAGACTGTTTTGGGGCAGATGA
- the hslU gene encoding ATP-dependent protease ATPase subunit HslU, with the protein MSLINYMTPKEIVAELDRYIVGQESAKKAVAIALRNRYRRSLVPESMREEIIPKNILMIGPTGCGKTEIARRLAKLAKAPFIKVEATKFTEVGYVGRDVDSMVRDLVARSVSMVEAEKIEEVRPAAEKRALEKILDVLEPPFRRNETNAQIPVNIFEGLQSAMGTIFPNTSGQEREEPDPQDQQASARKERIRDRLREKLLSGAMDNDEITIETLVPQQSPFNFMGGNGMEEMGIELGGMFNNMMPKRKKKITVTIREARDILTKEEAKGMIDQDALSREAVVRAENHGIIFIDEMDKISGKDGTSGPSVSREGVQRDILPIIEGSSVNTKYGQVSTNHILFIAAGAFHVSKPSDLIPELQGRLPIRVELVSLTREDFVRILTEPRNALIKQYVALMRTEGVELDFTQDGIEEIASMAADANSTMENIGARRLHTILEKLLEDISYTSASDGVYRYTIDADYVRERLGKIVSDDDLNKYIL; encoded by the coding sequence ATGTCTCTCATCAATTATATGACCCCAAAAGAAATAGTGGCGGAGCTTGACCGGTACATAGTGGGACAGGAGTCTGCCAAGAAGGCTGTGGCTATCGCTCTGCGCAACAGATACAGAAGGTCTCTGGTCCCCGAGTCCATGCGCGAGGAGATCATACCCAAAAACATACTGATGATAGGTCCCACCGGCTGCGGCAAGACAGAGATCGCGCGCCGGCTGGCCAAGCTGGCAAAGGCCCCCTTTATAAAGGTGGAGGCCACCAAGTTCACCGAGGTAGGCTACGTGGGACGCGACGTGGATTCCATGGTCCGCGACCTGGTAGCCAGATCCGTGTCCATGGTGGAGGCCGAAAAGATCGAGGAAGTGAGACCCGCTGCCGAAAAGCGGGCGCTGGAGAAGATCCTTGACGTGCTGGAGCCCCCCTTCAGGAGAAACGAGACCAACGCGCAGATACCCGTCAATATTTTTGAGGGCCTGCAGTCGGCCATGGGGACCATATTCCCCAACACATCCGGTCAGGAGCGGGAGGAGCCTGATCCTCAGGATCAGCAGGCCAGCGCCAGAAAGGAGCGTATCAGAGACAGACTGAGAGAAAAGCTGCTCTCGGGAGCCATGGATAACGACGAGATCACCATAGAGACCTTGGTCCCCCAGCAGTCTCCCTTCAACTTCATGGGAGGCAACGGCATGGAGGAGATGGGCATCGAATTGGGCGGCATGTTCAACAACATGATGCCCAAGCGCAAAAAAAAGATCACCGTCACCATTCGCGAAGCCAGAGACATCCTCACCAAGGAAGAAGCCAAGGGGATGATCGATCAGGACGCTCTGTCCCGGGAAGCGGTGGTCCGCGCCGAGAATCACGGCATCATCTTTATCGATGAGATGGACAAGATCTCCGGCAAGGACGGCACTTCGGGGCCCTCCGTCTCCAGAGAAGGCGTACAGAGAGACATCCTGCCCATCATCGAAGGCTCCTCCGTCAACACCAAGTACGGTCAGGTGTCTACCAATCACATATTGTTTATAGCTGCCGGCGCCTTTCACGTGTCGAAGCCTTCCGATCTCATTCCCGAGCTTCAGGGCCGTCTCCCCATCAGGGTAGAGCTGGTGAGCCTGACCAGGGAAGATTTTGTCCGGATCCTCACGGAGCCCAGGAATGCCCTCATCAAGCAATACGTCGCTCTTATGCGCACCGAGGGTGTGGAGCTGGATTTCACCCAGGACGGCATAGAAGAGATCGCATCCATGGCTGCCGACGCCAATTCCACCATGGAAAACATAGGCGCCCGCAGGCTGCACACCATATTGGAAAAGCTGCTGGAGGACATTTCCTATACCTCCGCCTCCGACGGCGTCTATCGCTACACCATCGACGCCGACTACGTCAGGGAAAGACTGGGCAAGATAGTGTCCGACGACGATCTGAACAAATACATTCTGTAG
- a CDS encoding DUF362 domain-containing protein, which translates to MKSKVAIIKTDPRTVLEDIDRLCGMADIEAALDKGSATILKDNISWHLPMPGANTTPWQLEGTILALQNRGYRDIVAVENKTVVTRPTFGEKNNKFDVVYDKYDIPVRFNFKEEDMKWIRIEPKAKMQVLDKIYPDGIYIPDLFVGKNIIHLPTVKCHIYATTTGSMKNAFGGLLNTNRHMTHSWIHETLVDLLNIQKQIHSGIFAVMDGTTAGNGPGPRTLIPVRTDYILASSDQVAIDAVAAKLMGFDPMSLKYIALAHEQGLGCGRPEDIELVGEDVSGVNLHFHVGNNLASSCGNVCWFGPLKGIQNMFFRTPLVHCFIAASDIYHDKYWWPKYGQAIYERWCRESPWGQLFTGY; encoded by the coding sequence ATGAAATCAAAGGTAGCGATCATCAAGACAGACCCCCGCACTGTGCTGGAGGACATAGACCGGCTTTGCGGTATGGCAGACATAGAGGCGGCTCTGGACAAAGGCTCCGCCACCATCCTGAAGGACAATATCAGCTGGCATCTGCCCATGCCCGGCGCCAACACCACCCCCTGGCAGCTGGAGGGCACCATACTCGCCCTGCAAAACAGAGGCTACCGGGATATCGTGGCAGTTGAAAACAAGACCGTTGTCACCAGACCCACCTTCGGTGAAAAGAACAACAAGTTCGACGTGGTCTATGACAAATACGATATCCCCGTCAGATTCAACTTCAAAGAAGAGGACATGAAATGGATCCGCATAGAGCCCAAGGCCAAAATGCAGGTCCTGGACAAAATATATCCCGACGGGATCTATATCCCCGACTTATTCGTGGGCAAGAACATCATCCATCTGCCCACTGTTAAGTGTCACATATACGCTACCACCACCGGGTCCATGAAAAACGCCTTCGGCGGCCTGCTGAATACCAACCGTCATATGACCCATTCCTGGATCCATGAGACTCTGGTGGATCTTCTGAACATACAAAAGCAGATCCATTCGGGCATCTTTGCAGTCATGGATGGGACCACCGCAGGCAACGGTCCGGGGCCCAGGACTCTCATACCTGTCCGCACCGATTATATACTGGCCTCCTCGGATCAGGTGGCAATAGACGCAGTGGCCGCCAAACTCATGGGCTTTGATCCCATGAGCCTCAAATATATCGCTCTGGCCCACGAGCAGGGCCTGGGCTGCGGCAGACCAGAGGACATCGAGCTGGTGGGAGAAGACGTCTCCGGGGTCAACCTGCATTTTCACGTGGGCAACAACCTGGCCAGCTCCTGCGGGAACGTGTGCTGGTTCGGCCCTCTGAAGGGCATTCAGAACATGTTTTTCAGGACGCCGCTGGTCCATTGCTTCATTGCCGCTTCGGATATATACCACGACAAATACTGGTGGCCCAAATACGGACAGGCCATATACGAACGATGGTGCAGGGAAAGCCCCTGGGGACAGCTGTTCACCGGGTATTAG
- a CDS encoding response regulator, with product MAKKILIVDDDENILGLIEKTLEKAKYEVVKATDGKQALNLVVSERPDLLILDIMMPYLDGFEVLQTLRRYPATRNIPVIILTAKDNDDDVFVGWQAGVSCYMIKPFNPTETLSQIKRIFEAKRTDVGEGAERRYNL from the coding sequence ATGGCAAAGAAGATACTTATTGTTGACGACGACGAAAACATACTTGGTCTGATAGAGAAGACTCTCGAAAAAGCAAAATACGAGGTAGTGAAGGCCACGGACGGCAAGCAGGCTCTGAACCTGGTAGTCTCCGAGAGACCGGACCTGCTGATACTTGATATAATGATGCCTTATCTTGACGGCTTTGAAGTCCTGCAGACTCTGAGAAGATATCCGGCTACTAGAAATATCCCGGTGATCATTCTTACGGCCAAGGACAATGACGACGACGTATTTGTGGGCTGGCAGGCAGGCGTGAGCTGCTACATGATCAAGCCTTTCAATCCTACCGAGACACTTTCTCAGATAAAGAGGATATTTGAAGCCAAGCGCACCGACGTGGGCGAAGGCGCAGAAAGACGCTACAACCTGTAA
- the recN gene encoding DNA repair protein RecN yields MTMIVYMNVENFALIDRAEVFPGPGLNVFTGETGAGKSLIVDAISFVCGGRLGSSLAKDKTKNVSAELILDMSGYKGDSPALQYADEEMQLLLSRTCLPSGKSVYRINGSAVTQAEIRTVTDSIIDIHGQNEHQTLLTGGAQLRIIDSLSPDNEPLLAGIAKSLRTAKELRDALESQQARREEIRDLAELYEFQMKEIDSAELKEDELEQLEAELQKLKNTDRIMSLVSEAHSCLSRDNGVSELLSLSQRAVSDASGWDPSLAETAAALSEALSVADDCAGELSAYMDTLDLDERRLDYLFERIELIKKLCKKYGGSYESVMATRQKIGDKLSLMSDPESSDAALRAGIAEAESRLGSLCASLSDSRRKCAEGFQKRVMDNLAELGMENTLFEARFTPHSPTPRGAESVDFYISPNKGAEPTPLAKTASGGELSRISLAIMLAARESGVPVLIFDEIDAGIGGVTSENVGKRLRELSKDAQILCVTHLTQIAAKGDAHFCVSKSFSDTATNISVAKLDSSGRVKEISRMFGDTQSAVAIKHAKELLNLED; encoded by the coding sequence ATGACCATGATAGTGTATATGAACGTGGAGAACTTTGCCCTTATTGACAGGGCGGAAGTCTTCCCGGGTCCCGGTCTCAACGTGTTCACCGGAGAGACCGGCGCCGGCAAATCGCTCATAGTCGACGCTATCAGCTTTGTGTGCGGAGGTCGTCTCGGCTCGTCCCTGGCAAAGGACAAGACGAAAAACGTGTCGGCAGAGCTCATACTGGATATGTCCGGATACAAGGGGGACTCACCTGCCCTGCAATATGCAGATGAAGAAATGCAGCTCCTGCTCTCGAGGACCTGCCTTCCTTCCGGCAAGTCCGTTTACAGGATCAACGGCTCGGCAGTCACTCAGGCAGAGATCAGGACCGTCACCGACAGCATCATAGATATCCACGGACAGAACGAGCACCAGACTCTCCTGACCGGAGGCGCTCAGCTGCGTATCATCGACTCTCTCTCACCGGACAACGAACCCCTTCTAGCTGGCATCGCAAAGTCTCTCCGGACAGCCAAAGAGCTCCGGGACGCCCTGGAAAGTCAGCAGGCACGCAGAGAGGAGATCAGGGATCTCGCTGAGCTCTATGAGTTTCAGATGAAGGAGATAGACTCGGCAGAGCTGAAGGAAGACGAGCTGGAGCAGCTGGAAGCGGAGCTCCAAAAGCTCAAAAATACCGACAGGATCATGTCTCTGGTGAGTGAGGCTCACAGCTGCCTGTCCCGGGACAACGGCGTCTCCGAATTGCTTTCCCTGAGTCAGCGGGCCGTGTCGGACGCCTCGGGCTGGGACCCGTCGCTGGCGGAAACGGCCGCAGCCCTGTCCGAAGCCTTGTCTGTGGCAGACGACTGCGCCGGAGAGCTGTCTGCGTATATGGACACCCTGGACCTTGACGAGAGACGTCTGGACTACCTGTTTGAGAGGATTGAGCTCATCAAAAAGCTCTGCAAAAAATACGGCGGCTCCTATGAGAGCGTGATGGCCACCAGGCAAAAGATCGGCGACAAGCTGTCCCTCATGTCCGATCCCGAGAGCAGCGACGCCGCTCTCAGGGCCGGCATAGCCGAGGCCGAGAGCAGGCTCGGCAGCCTGTGCGCCTCTCTGTCCGACAGCCGGCGCAAATGCGCAGAGGGATTCCAGAAGCGCGTCATGGACAACCTTGCGGAGCTGGGCATGGAGAACACGCTTTTCGAGGCGCGTTTTACTCCCCACTCCCCTACTCCCAGAGGCGCTGAATCCGTGGATTTTTATATCAGCCCCAACAAGGGCGCAGAGCCTACGCCCCTTGCGAAGACCGCCTCCGGAGGAGAGCTCTCCAGGATATCTCTGGCCATCATGCTGGCTGCCAGAGAATCCGGCGTGCCCGTATTGATCTTTGATGAGATCGACGCGGGTATCGGCGGCGTAACCAGTGAAAACGTTGGAAAAAGGCTGCGTGAGCTGTCAAAGGACGCTCAGATCCTGTGCGTGACCCACCTCACTCAGATCGCCGCCAAGGGAGATGCTCATTTTTGCGTCAGCAAATCCTTTTCCGACACGGCTACCAATATCAGCGTCGCGAAGCTGGACTCTTCCGGTCGGGTAAAGGAAATATCCAGAATGTTCGGCGACACCCAAAGCGCTGTGGCTATAAAGCATGCAAAGGAATTATTGAACCTTGAAGATTAG
- the folP gene encoding dihydropteroate synthase, whose product MQLMAILNLTPDSFSDGGLFNTPEKAAERCDHFVRCGAHIIDVGAESTAPGSARVSAAEEMRRLDEVLPSVIASVPLPFSVDTYKAEVAAHALDLGAAYVNDVGGFALSDGMLELIVERRPYYICGHIFGDSLHEDGPGHSPDVIADALRRKADILTEKGFPPERLILDPGFGFGKNIAENVALFKNIDVIRSLGFPVCCGVSRKRLIKHFSGGSPAELLGGSIAACILLAAKDIDIIRAHDVAETAAALRLFDVLGKES is encoded by the coding sequence ATGCAGCTGATGGCTATCCTGAATCTCACTCCCGATTCGTTTTCCGACGGAGGTCTGTTCAACACCCCCGAAAAGGCTGCCGAAAGATGTGATCACTTCGTCAGATGCGGAGCTCATATCATAGACGTGGGCGCCGAATCCACCGCTCCCGGCTCTGCTCGGGTCAGCGCTGCCGAGGAGATGAGACGTCTCGATGAGGTATTGCCCTCGGTCATAGCTTCGGTCCCCCTCCCCTTTTCCGTGGACACCTACAAAGCGGAGGTGGCAGCTCACGCTCTTGACCTTGGCGCCGCATACGTCAACGACGTGGGAGGCTTTGCCCTGTCCGACGGTATGCTGGAATTAATTGTCGAGCGCAGGCCGTATTATATATGTGGCCATATATTCGGAGATTCTCTCCATGAGGACGGTCCCGGACACTCTCCGGACGTCATAGCCGACGCCCTCCGGCGCAAGGCGGATATACTGACGGAAAAAGGCTTTCCTCCAGAAAGACTGATACTGGATCCGGGCTTTGGCTTCGGCAAAAACATCGCCGAAAACGTAGCCCTGTTCAAAAATATCGACGTGATCAGGAGCCTGGGCTTCCCCGTGTGCTGCGGTGTGTCCCGCAAAAGGCTTATCAAGCACTTCAGCGGCGGCTCCCCCGCCGAGCTGCTGGGGGGCTCCATTGCCGCCTGCATCCTGCTTGCGGCAAAGGATATAGATATCATCAGAGCCCACGACGTTGCCGAAACGGCTGCGGCCCTGAGGCTCTTTGACGTATTAGGAAAGGAATCATGA
- the ilvE gene encoding branched-chain-amino-acid transaminase yields MDKYVFLNNDFVTNDKAVLSIYDHGFMYGDGIFEGIRVYGGIIFKCREHVARLYRGLKALAIAMPFGEEEFAEKMKKLVELNEVNDAYLRVTVSRGVSLGLDPKKITTPPTIVISTDKLSLYPQSAYENGLTAVTVSTRIGNPQVVENRIKATGKYLINIQAKLEANMVGAGEGLMLTEQGYVGECTGDNIFFVKNGKIFTPAAFLGILEGITRSVAIEVAGKLGYEVQEGIYTRFDLYTADEVFLTGTAAEVIPLAELDHRVINEGKPGEITKKMIAGFRQYVKDYRY; encoded by the coding sequence ATGGATAAATACGTATTTCTGAATAACGATTTCGTTACCAATGACAAAGCGGTCCTTTCCATATATGATCACGGCTTCATGTACGGAGACGGCATTTTTGAAGGCATCAGAGTCTACGGCGGCATTATTTTCAAGTGCAGGGAGCACGTGGCCCGTCTGTACAGAGGTCTGAAGGCTCTGGCTATAGCCATGCCTTTCGGCGAAGAGGAGTTTGCCGAAAAAATGAAAAAGCTGGTGGAGCTCAACGAGGTCAACGACGCCTATCTGAGAGTCACTGTCTCCAGAGGCGTGTCCCTGGGTCTGGATCCCAAAAAGATCACTACGCCTCCCACCATAGTCATTTCCACGGACAAGCTGTCCCTGTATCCTCAGTCCGCCTATGAGAACGGTCTCACGGCAGTCACGGTATCCACCAGGATAGGCAATCCTCAGGTGGTGGAAAACAGGATAAAGGCCACCGGCAAGTATCTCATCAACATACAAGCCAAGCTGGAGGCCAACATGGTCGGCGCAGGCGAAGGTCTGATGCTCACAGAGCAGGGCTACGTGGGAGAATGCACCGGTGACAACATATTTTTCGTCAAGAACGGCAAGATCTTTACTCCCGCCGCATTTCTGGGCATTCTGGAAGGCATCACCAGGAGCGTTGCCATCGAAGTAGCAGGCAAGCTGGGATACGAGGTGCAGGAAGGCATCTACACCAGATTTGATCTGTATACCGCCGACGAAGTGTTCCTGACCGGCACCGCTGCGGAAGTCATTCCTCTGGCCGAGCTGGACCACAGAGTCATCAACGAAGGCAAGCCGGGCGAGATCACCAAGAAGATGATCGCAGGCTTCAGACAGTACGTCAAGGATTACAGATATTAG
- a CDS encoding tetratricopeptide repeat protein, whose amino-acid sequence MKRLFIILVLAALAVASYGDVDPQQIQQKAAEDPAAAIADCQAALAEDPGSINARKWLAYLCYNTGKYQEALDAASVESPTDPTLPNYAGLSCVALGRYQDAVRYFDTAIILDKDWYEPYNNKGIAYDALGNYPAAKNAFLSAYNLQAKEADMAKKSVEVYINYARSLANLQDYKGALKIYGYAEKLSPDNPEIMYHKADTMFRQGDYAGSIDAYKKINAKKADDPRALKGIANCYLMQNKTAEALGYYDKALAAAPDYESSFNAGLACRKAGQFGNAVKYFTTAIQLKADDVDALNELGWAEFKSGSNDNAIAHIKAALDLKPDYMPAMLNMASLYSGLNDGENAYAAWSLIVMREPANAAYRINLGNECHNTGRYTEAVEQFQEAIRLDPKVKGAYYGLGTSCIALAVNNNNNTASLNRALEAFAKALELDPDNSNIYANQAVAYQYLGKYPEAIAANEKALKLNPSNAVAAKNLENLKKTN is encoded by the coding sequence ATGAAGAGACTATTTATCATTCTTGTATTGGCTGCGCTGGCAGTTGCCTCCTATGGCGACGTGGATCCTCAGCAGATACAGCAAAAAGCAGCGGAAGATCCCGCTGCCGCAATAGCGGATTGTCAGGCTGCTCTGGCCGAAGATCCCGGGAGCATCAACGCCAGGAAATGGCTGGCTTATCTCTGCTACAACACGGGCAAATATCAGGAAGCTCTGGACGCTGCTTCTGTCGAGAGCCCCACTGACCCTACCCTGCCCAATTACGCAGGGCTCTCCTGTGTGGCTCTGGGCCGGTATCAGGATGCTGTCAGATATTTTGACACGGCCATCATACTCGACAAGGATTGGTACGAGCCCTACAACAATAAGGGCATCGCTTATGATGCTCTGGGCAATTATCCCGCCGCAAAGAACGCCTTTTTGTCTGCCTACAATCTGCAGGCAAAGGAAGCCGATATGGCCAAAAAGAGCGTGGAAGTATATATCAACTACGCCCGGTCTCTGGCCAATCTGCAGGACTACAAAGGCGCGCTCAAAATATACGGCTACGCCGAAAAGCTCAGCCCCGACAATCCCGAGATCATGTATCACAAGGCGGACACTATGTTCAGGCAGGGCGACTATGCCGGCAGTATAGATGCCTACAAGAAGATCAACGCCAAAAAGGCCGACGACCCGAGAGCCCTCAAGGGCATTGCGAACTGCTATCTGATGCAAAACAAGACCGCAGAGGCTCTGGGCTATTATGACAAGGCTCTGGCAGCGGCTCCAGATTATGAGAGCTCCTTCAACGCGGGCCTTGCCTGCCGTAAGGCAGGACAGTTCGGCAATGCGGTCAAGTATTTCACTACCGCCATACAATTGAAGGCAGACGACGTGGACGCCCTCAACGAGCTGGGCTGGGCCGAATTCAAATCCGGCAGCAATGACAACGCCATAGCCCACATCAAGGCTGCCCTGGACCTGAAGCCGGACTATATGCCCGCTATGCTCAACATGGCCTCTCTCTATTCCGGGCTGAATGACGGAGAAAACGCCTATGCAGCCTGGTCCCTGATAGTCATGCGGGAGCCCGCCAATGCAGCCTACAGGATCAATCTGGGGAACGAATGCCACAACACGGGCAGATACACCGAAGCAGTGGAGCAGTTCCAGGAAGCCATCAGGCTCGATCCCAAAGTCAAGGGAGCATATTATGGTCTGGGCACCTCCTGCATAGCCCTAGCCGTGAACAACAACAATAACACCGCATCCCTGAACAGAGCTCTGGAGGCCTTTGCAAAGGCCCTTGAGCTGGATCCGGACAACTCCAATATATACGCCAATCAGGCTGTGGCCTATCAGTATCTGGGCAAATATCCCGAAGCCATCGCCGCCAACGAAAAGGCTCTGAAGCTCAACCCTTCCAACGCGGTGGCAGCCAAAAATCTCGAGAATTTGAAGAAGACCAATTAA